One genomic region from Thermoleptolyngbya sichuanensis A183 encodes:
- a CDS encoding SDR family oxidoreductase translates to MQGKVVVIVGATGGIGSALAQKLAPLGAALVLAARDTATLNPLAHSLAGAPGGVLAVPTDITDPQQAEALMQKAIAQFGKVDVLVNAAGAGILKQYNKIEPADLDAMLDLNLKGSFYTCQSAANIMKEHKSGHICNVIGILGQHPMAMAAAYCASKFGVVGFSKCMADELKRFGVKFTLFYFGGVDTPFWDQVSLKVDRTKMLRPETAADAILFALTAEPQAVPLEINIQPESHLFFG, encoded by the coding sequence ATGCAGGGCAAGGTGGTTGTCATTGTAGGCGCAACGGGGGGCATTGGGTCGGCACTGGCGCAAAAGCTAGCTCCCTTGGGTGCAGCGCTGGTGCTGGCGGCGCGAGATACAGCGACGCTGAACCCGCTGGCCCATTCGCTGGCTGGTGCGCCCGGTGGTGTGCTGGCCGTGCCAACAGACATCACCGATCCGCAGCAGGCCGAAGCGCTGATGCAAAAGGCGATCGCCCAATTCGGCAAGGTAGACGTATTGGTAAACGCAGCGGGCGCAGGCATTCTCAAGCAGTACAACAAGATCGAACCCGCCGACCTGGATGCCATGTTGGATTTGAACCTGAAGGGCAGCTTCTACACCTGTCAGTCCGCCGCCAACATCATGAAGGAACACAAGTCGGGGCACATCTGCAACGTGATCGGAATTTTGGGACAGCACCCGATGGCGATGGCGGCGGCCTACTGCGCTTCCAAGTTTGGTGTGGTGGGCTTCAGCAAGTGCATGGCAGACGAGCTAAAGCGCTTTGGCGTAAAGTTCACCCTGTTTTATTTCGGTGGCGTGGATACGCCCTTCTGGGATCAGGTCAGCCTCAAGGTCGATCGCACGAAGATGCTGCGCCCGGAGACGGCGGCCGACGCTATTCTGTTTGCTCTCACGGCAGAACCCCAGGCAGTGCCGTTGGAGATCAACATCCAGCCTGAGAGCCACTTGTTTTTTGGCTAA
- a CDS encoding T3SS (YopN, CesT) and YbjN peptide-binding chaperone 1, whose translation MPLTFTNAVQELTYRKVSDYLTTSALFKDSLQVLSYAPRFNLSYGSAKVEVEVLDWEVHPWDERELAIVKASSCVTLGSRTDEPLMRYLLMENHRMRFGAFHLAETGGVIFSHSVLGGENMDLMELQTCILSVVTIADTYDDLIIQKFGGQRACDRLP comes from the coding sequence ATGCCTTTGACGTTTACCAACGCAGTTCAAGAACTGACCTATCGCAAGGTGTCGGACTACCTCACGACCTCTGCGCTATTCAAGGACTCGCTGCAAGTTTTGTCCTATGCTCCCCGGTTTAACCTGTCCTACGGTTCAGCCAAGGTTGAGGTAGAGGTGCTGGATTGGGAGGTGCATCCCTGGGACGAGCGAGAACTGGCAATTGTCAAGGCGAGTAGCTGCGTTACCCTGGGCAGCCGAACGGATGAGCCGCTGATGCGATATCTGCTGATGGAAAACCACCGGATGCGGTTTGGCGCGTTTCATCTGGCAGAGACGGGCGGCGTGATTTTTTCGCACAGCGTCTTGGGCGGGGAGAACATGGACTTGATGGAACTGCAAACCTGCATTTTGTCTGTGGTGACCATTGCCGATACCTACGACGACTTGATTATCCAAAAGTTTGGCGGGCAGCGGGCGTGCGATCGCCTACCCTGA
- a CDS encoding DUF4278 domain-containing protein: protein MNLSYRGIKYQANVPAVATVSGKVIGKYRGVELHAQVKQEQ from the coding sequence ATGAACCTCTCCTATCGCGGTATCAAATACCAAGCCAACGTTCCCGCCGTCGCCACAGTTTCGGGGAAAGTGATTGGTAAATACCGTGGGGTTGAGCTACATGCTCAGGTCAAGCAAGAGCAATAG
- the recF gene encoding DNA replication/repair protein RecF (All proteins in this family for which functions are known are DNA-binding proteins that assist the filamentation of RecA onto DNA for the initiation of recombination or recombinational repair.), with translation MFLRSLHLRQFRNYRDQAVSFAAPKTILVGDNAQGKSNLLEAVELLATLRSHRSNRDRDLVQQGAEEGSIAARLDRDSGSVDLGLVLRSSGRRTVSLNGQTLKRQVEFLGTMSAVEFSSLDLELVRGGPGHRRQWIDTLLTQLEPVYAHLLQQYTLALRQRNALLKQSSSRTEAAIPLDRAQLAVWDAQLATLGTRVIRRRARAIARIAPFAEFWHRDISGSRESLEIRYAPSVPMEKDDPTLIQQAFLEKIRQRAIAEQVQHTTLVGPHRDEIEFTINHTPARQYGSQGQQRTLVLALKLAELKLIESVVGEPPLLLLDDVLAELDPKRQHKLLDTIQDRFQTLITTTHLDSFDSQWLRSSQVLTVVAGQIAPA, from the coding sequence ATGTTCCTCCGATCGCTGCATCTGCGCCAGTTTCGCAACTACCGGGATCAGGCGGTGAGTTTCGCTGCGCCGAAGACGATTTTGGTGGGCGACAATGCTCAGGGCAAATCAAACCTGCTGGAGGCGGTGGAACTGCTGGCCACGCTGCGATCGCACCGTAGTAACCGCGATCGCGATCTGGTGCAGCAGGGAGCCGAAGAAGGCAGCATTGCTGCACGGCTGGATCGAGACAGTGGCTCTGTGGATTTGGGGTTGGTGTTGCGGAGCAGCGGGCGACGCACCGTGTCGCTAAACGGGCAAACCCTGAAGCGCCAGGTGGAATTTTTGGGCACGATGAGCGCCGTGGAATTTTCCAGCCTGGATCTGGAACTGGTGCGAGGCGGGCCGGGGCATCGTCGCCAGTGGATTGATACCCTGCTGACCCAGCTTGAACCCGTCTACGCGCACCTGTTGCAGCAATATACCCTGGCGCTGCGCCAGCGCAATGCCCTGCTCAAGCAATCTTCCAGCCGTACCGAGGCCGCCATCCCGCTGGATCGCGCCCAGCTTGCGGTGTGGGATGCCCAGCTAGCGACCCTGGGCACGCGGGTCATCCGTCGCCGGGCCCGGGCGATCGCCCGCATTGCCCCCTTTGCAGAATTCTGGCACAGAGACATCAGCGGCAGCCGAGAAAGCCTGGAGATCCGCTATGCGCCCAGCGTGCCGATGGAAAAAGATGACCCGACGCTGATTCAGCAGGCGTTTTTGGAGAAAATTCGGCAGCGGGCGATCGCCGAACAGGTGCAGCACACCACCCTCGTCGGCCCCCACCGCGACGAAATCGAGTTCACCATCAACCACACGCCTGCGCGTCAATATGGCTCCCAGGGGCAGCAGCGGACCCTGGTGCTGGCGCTGAAGCTGGCCGAACTGAAGCTGATCGAATCCGTCGTGGGAGAGCCGCCGCTGCTGCTGCTGGACGACGTGCTGGCCGAACTAGACCCCAAGCGCCAGCACAAGCTGCTGGACACAATTCAAGATCGGTTCCAAACCCTGATCACCACGACGCATCTGGATTCTTTCGATTCGCAGTGGCTCCGGTCGTCGCAGGTGCTAACTGTGGTGGCGGGACAGATTGCGCCAGCCTAG
- the pds gene encoding 15-cis-phytoene desaturase: protein MRVAIAGGGLAGLACAKYLVDAGHTPIVLESRDVLGGLVAAWKDADGDWYETGLHVFFGAYPNMLQLFKELDIEDRLQWKEHTLIFNQPEKPGVLSRFDVPDIPAPFNVILSILRNNDMLTWNQKIRFAIGLLPAVVRGQQYVENMDKYSLLEWLRLQGVDERVNSDIFVAASKALTFINPEDVSATVPLTALNRFLQERYGSKVAFLDGSPTERLCQPIVDYVTERGGEVLLKKPLKQILLNEDGTVCGFAVRGLDGAPDEVVTADVYVSAMPVDVMKALMPEPWTKLEFFQKMEALEGVPVINIHLWFDRKLTDVDQLLFSRSPLLSVYADMSNTCREYANPDRSMLELVLAPAKDWIDKSEAEILAATMAELKKLFPDDLAGDHPATLLKYKIVKTPRSVYTAAPGMQACRPDQATPIDNFFLAGSYTMQRYLGSMEGAVLSGKQAAEAIAQRFPASPVDSAPPDLVATSAR from the coding sequence ATGCGGGTGGCGATCGCAGGGGGAGGATTGGCCGGGTTAGCCTGCGCCAAGTATTTAGTAGACGCAGGGCACACGCCCATCGTGCTGGAAAGCCGGGACGTGCTGGGCGGGCTTGTGGCGGCCTGGAAGGATGCCGATGGCGACTGGTATGAAACCGGGCTGCACGTCTTTTTTGGGGCATACCCCAACATGCTCCAGCTGTTTAAGGAACTGGACATCGAAGATCGGCTCCAGTGGAAAGAACACACGCTGATCTTCAACCAGCCGGAGAAACCCGGCGTGCTGTCGCGCTTCGACGTGCCCGATATTCCCGCACCGTTCAACGTCATCCTGTCGATTCTTCGCAACAACGACATGCTGACCTGGAATCAGAAAATTCGCTTTGCTATCGGGCTATTGCCAGCGGTGGTGCGCGGTCAGCAGTATGTGGAAAACATGGATAAGTACTCGCTGCTGGAGTGGCTGCGGCTGCAAGGCGTAGACGAGCGGGTCAACAGCGACATTTTTGTGGCCGCTTCCAAGGCGCTCACCTTTATCAATCCTGAAGACGTGTCGGCAACGGTTCCTCTGACGGCGCTGAACCGCTTTTTGCAAGAGCGCTACGGCTCGAAGGTGGCGTTTCTGGATGGGTCGCCGACGGAGCGCCTGTGTCAGCCCATTGTGGACTATGTGACCGAGCGCGGCGGCGAGGTGCTGCTGAAGAAGCCGCTGAAGCAGATTTTGCTAAACGAAGACGGTACAGTATGCGGGTTTGCGGTGCGCGGGCTGGACGGTGCGCCGGATGAGGTGGTGACGGCGGATGTGTACGTCTCGGCGATGCCCGTGGATGTGATGAAAGCGCTGATGCCGGAACCGTGGACGAAGCTGGAATTCTTCCAGAAGATGGAGGCGCTGGAAGGCGTGCCCGTGATCAACATTCATTTGTGGTTTGACCGCAAGCTAACGGATGTGGATCAACTGCTCTTTTCGCGATCGCCCCTGCTCAGCGTCTATGCCGACATGAGCAACACCTGCCGCGAATACGCCAACCCTGACCGCTCAATGCTAGAACTCGTCCTGGCTCCGGCAAAGGACTGGATTGACAAGTCCGAGGCGGAAATTCTGGCGGCGACGATGGCAGAACTGAAGAAGCTTTTCCCAGATGACCTGGCGGGCGACCATCCGGCCACGCTGCTGAAATACAAAATCGTGAAAACGCCGCGCTCGGTCTATACGGCCGCACCGGGAATGCAGGCGTGTCGCCCTGACCAGGCAACGCCAATCGACAACTTCTTCCTTGCCGGAAGCTACACCATGCAGCGCTACCTGGGCAGCATGGAGGGTGCAGTGCTGTCGGGTAAGCAGGCGGCCGAGGCGATCGCCCAGCGATTCCCTGCCTCTCCGGTCGATTCTGCGCCGCCTGACCTGGTGGCCACTTCAGCCCGATAA
- the glnT gene encoding type III glutamate--ammonia ligase, producing the protein MSNSSPNSLSAIARARNIRYFMISFTDLFGVQRAKLVPAESIDAIAANGAGFAGFAAWLDQSPADPDILAFPDAERLFQLSWRPDVAWLPADLHHVDGQPLEQAPRLVLKRVIQQAAEMGLRVKTGVECEYFLLSPSGEEISDAGDRQSKPCYDQQALMRRYDVIREICDSMIALGWGPYQNDHEDANGQFEMNWTYDDALVTADRQAFFKYMVKSIAEKHGLRATFMPKPFAHLTGNGCHVHFSVWDSAGDTNLFADPEGELGLSPLAYQFLGGVLHSAEALCAIANPTVNSYKRINAPVTNSGATWSPNTVSYSGNNRTHMVRIPEPGRFELRLADGAANPYLLPAALIAAGLDGIAHKRDPGPRYDNNSYTDPLPPGTVPQLPLYLLDALRRFEASPVLPQALGESFTQAYLKLQRQAWNEYSAHISTWERETTLDC; encoded by the coding sequence ATGTCCAATTCTTCGCCCAACTCGTTGTCTGCGATCGCCCGTGCGCGAAATATTCGCTATTTCATGATTTCCTTTACGGATCTGTTTGGGGTGCAGCGGGCTAAGCTGGTGCCTGCTGAGAGTATTGATGCGATCGCAGCGAATGGGGCGGGCTTTGCGGGGTTTGCGGCCTGGTTGGATCAGTCGCCCGCCGACCCCGATATTCTGGCCTTTCCCGATGCAGAGCGGCTATTTCAGCTTTCCTGGCGGCCGGATGTGGCGTGGCTGCCCGCTGACTTGCATCATGTCGATGGCCAGCCCCTAGAGCAAGCGCCGCGCCTGGTGCTAAAGCGAGTGATCCAGCAGGCGGCAGAGATGGGGCTACGGGTGAAAACAGGCGTGGAGTGCGAGTATTTTTTGCTATCGCCTAGCGGGGAGGAGATTTCCGACGCGGGCGATCGCCAGAGCAAGCCCTGCTATGACCAGCAAGCCCTGATGCGCCGCTACGACGTGATCCGCGAGATCTGCGACAGTATGATCGCCCTCGGCTGGGGGCCCTATCAAAACGACCACGAAGACGCAAACGGTCAGTTTGAAATGAACTGGACCTATGACGATGCGCTGGTGACGGCCGATCGGCAGGCGTTTTTCAAATACATGGTCAAGTCCATCGCCGAAAAGCACGGCCTGCGGGCCACCTTTATGCCCAAGCCCTTTGCCCACCTGACGGGCAACGGCTGCCATGTCCATTTTTCAGTCTGGGACAGCGCTGGAGACACCAATCTGTTTGCAGACCCAGAGGGCGAACTGGGGCTATCGCCGCTGGCGTACCAGTTTTTGGGCGGCGTGCTGCATTCTGCTGAGGCGCTATGCGCGATCGCCAATCCCACGGTCAACTCCTACAAGCGCATCAACGCGCCCGTCACCAACTCTGGGGCCACCTGGTCGCCCAACACCGTCAGCTACAGCGGCAACAACCGCACCCACATGGTCCGCATTCCCGAACCCGGTCGGTTTGAGCTGCGTCTGGCCGATGGCGCGGCAAATCCCTACCTGCTGCCCGCTGCCCTGATCGCCGCCGGACTCGACGGCATCGCCCACAAGCGCGACCCCGGCCCCCGCTACGACAACAACAGCTACACCGATCCGCTACCCCCTGGCACCGTTCCGCAACTGCCGCTCTATTTGCTAGATGCACTGCGCCGATTTGAAGCCAGCCCTGTGCTGCCCCAGGCGCTGGGCGAATCTTTCACCCAGGCTTATCTCAAGCTCCAGCGACAAGCCTGGAACGAATACAGCGCTCACATTTCCACCTGGGAACGAGAGACGACGCTAGACTGCTAG
- the crtB gene encoding 15-cis-phytoene synthase CrtB: protein MLQLPKPSCKTVLVSLDDSYERCRQITQEYAKTFYLGTLLMPEEKRRAIWAIYVWCRRTDELVDGAEAAYTTDETLDQWEENLETIFAGHPLEDVDVALVDTLERFPLDIQPFRDMIEGQRMDLYRNRYETFEELKLYCYRVAGTVGLMSAAVMGVDESRRTAPWSKGGAVDPTQEAIALGIANQLTNILRDVGEDARRGRIYLPLEDLALFNYTEADLFNGVVDERWRELMKFQIQRARKFFVQAESGVGLLSRDARFPVWSALMLYRQILDAIERNRYDVFRKRAYVSGPRKLLSLPLARLRAEVL from the coding sequence ATGCTGCAACTGCCGAAGCCTTCCTGCAAAACCGTCCTGGTATCTCTGGACGATTCCTATGAGCGCTGTCGCCAGATCACTCAGGAATATGCCAAGACGTTTTATCTTGGGACGCTGCTCATGCCGGAAGAAAAGCGTCGGGCGATTTGGGCGATTTATGTCTGGTGTCGGCGCACGGATGAACTGGTGGACGGAGCAGAGGCAGCCTACACCACGGATGAAACGCTCGATCAGTGGGAAGAAAACCTAGAAACGATTTTTGCGGGGCATCCGCTGGAGGATGTGGACGTGGCGCTGGTGGATACGCTGGAGCGCTTTCCGCTGGACATCCAGCCCTTCCGCGACATGATCGAAGGGCAGCGGATGGATCTGTATCGCAACCGCTACGAAACCTTTGAGGAGCTAAAGCTGTATTGCTATCGCGTGGCAGGTACGGTGGGGCTGATGTCGGCGGCCGTGATGGGCGTAGATGAGAGCCGCCGCACGGCTCCCTGGAGCAAAGGGGGTGCGGTTGATCCAACGCAGGAGGCGATCGCCCTCGGCATTGCCAACCAGCTCACCAACATTCTCCGCGACGTAGGCGAAGATGCGCGGCGGGGTCGAATTTACCTGCCCCTAGAAGACCTGGCCCTGTTCAACTACACCGAGGCAGACCTGTTTAACGGCGTGGTGGACGAGCGCTGGCGAGAGTTGATGAAGTTCCAGATTCAGCGGGCGCGAAAGTTCTTTGTCCAGGCCGAGAGCGGCGTTGGCCTGCTCAGTCGGGATGCGCGATTCCCAGTGTGGTCGGCGCTGATGCTCTATCGCCAGATTTTGGACGCGATCGAGCGCAATCGTTACGACGTGTTTCGCAAGCGAGCCTATGTATCGGGCCCGCGCAAACTGCTGAGCCTGCCGCTGGCGCGTCTGCGGGCCGAGGTGCTGTAG
- a CDS encoding Crp/Fnr family transcriptional regulator encodes MYSVSSQADSSRPFLTWQRILDWAQEHYRTRTFAKDEKIPARPGLLYLVQRGAVRLVGEAQVSANGSSSRLPRINSEEAFLGFVGAGQPFEIVAQSPFTLQAFAHVEQTSVIWLYWHDLDNWPHFRREVLDAFRLQHQRKLLWLSTLGQRRTIDRLLGFITLLVEEFGEPSDDTYYLPWSLTHAQIGSAIGSTRVTVTRLMGKLRQRGLIRTYGDNLIAIPAESTMLQKRNSAS; translated from the coding sequence ATGTATTCTGTGTCTTCTCAGGCTGACTCTTCTAGACCATTTCTGACGTGGCAGCGGATTTTGGACTGGGCCCAGGAGCATTACCGCACCCGCACCTTTGCCAAGGATGAAAAGATTCCGGCGCGTCCTGGACTGCTGTATCTGGTGCAGCGGGGCGCAGTGCGTCTGGTGGGCGAGGCGCAGGTCAGCGCCAACGGCAGTTCCTCCCGCCTGCCCCGAATCAACTCCGAAGAGGCATTTCTGGGCTTTGTCGGCGCGGGTCAACCCTTTGAAATCGTGGCGCAATCGCCCTTTACGCTCCAGGCCTTTGCCCATGTCGAACAGACCTCGGTGATTTGGCTTTACTGGCACGATCTGGACAACTGGCCCCACTTTCGTCGGGAAGTGTTGGATGCCTTCCGATTGCAGCACCAGCGCAAGCTGCTGTGGCTGAGTACGTTGGGCCAGCGCCGCACCATCGACCGCCTGCTGGGCTTCATCACGCTGCTGGTAGAAGAGTTTGGCGAACCCAGCGATGATACGTACTATTTGCCCTGGTCGCTGACCCACGCCCAAATCGGCAGCGCCATCGGCTCTACTCGCGTCACGGTGACCCGGCTGATGGGCAAGCTGCGCCAGCGCGGGCTGATTCGCACCTACGGCGATAATCTGATCGCAATTCCAGCCGAATCGACCATGCTGCAAAAGCGTAACAGCGCTTCATAG
- a CDS encoding SGNH/GDSL hydrolase family protein translates to MDWERLMRAIAQGGAAGLLLMGLLLLELGLRALGLGNPPLYVADPEAGYRLRPHQRLRRWGKRMVINQHSLRNTGEMPPAGWRVLLLGDSIVHGGIWTDQAHTISEQVRQFLVLRLGRPGIVLNAAAPSWGPQNQWGYLRQFGTFGAQVVVLLLNTDDLFAPPPTDWPVGRDRQYPRRRPPLALWEALSLLLPYPTQRPATRPPSGDPVADNLLTIEQMRQFVQPQAQLLVALSPLRRELKQPGPRDYEQVARQRLSTLLAAGNVPFLDLLPRWNALRNPEALYRDGIHPSPAGNTQISQAIAEFILHHASRHLSPHLSRH, encoded by the coding sequence ATGGATTGGGAGAGGCTGATGCGGGCGATCGCCCAGGGGGGGGCGGCCGGGCTGCTGCTGATGGGGCTGCTCTTGCTGGAACTGGGGCTGCGGGCGCTGGGCCTGGGCAACCCCCCGCTCTACGTTGCCGACCCAGAAGCGGGCTATCGGCTGCGCCCCCATCAGCGGCTCCGGCGCTGGGGCAAGCGTATGGTGATCAACCAGCACAGCCTGCGGAATACTGGTGAGATGCCTCCAGCAGGCTGGCGGGTGCTGCTGCTGGGCGACTCTATTGTTCACGGCGGCATCTGGACAGACCAAGCGCACACGATTTCCGAACAGGTGCGGCAATTTCTCGTGCTCCGGCTGGGCAGACCGGGCATTGTGCTGAATGCGGCCGCGCCCTCCTGGGGGCCGCAAAACCAGTGGGGCTATTTGCGGCAGTTTGGCACCTTTGGGGCGCAGGTGGTGGTGCTGCTGCTGAATACAGACGACCTGTTTGCGCCGCCGCCGACGGACTGGCCCGTGGGGCGCGATCGCCAATATCCCCGTCGTCGGCCGCCCCTGGCCCTATGGGAAGCCCTGTCGCTGCTGCTGCCCTACCCTACCCAGCGCCCTGCGACCCGTCCGCCCAGCGGCGACCCCGTTGCCGATAACCTGCTGACGATTGAACAGATGCGTCAGTTTGTGCAGCCCCAAGCGCAACTGCTGGTGGCGCTGTCTCCCCTGCGGCGAGAATTAAAACAGCCTGGCCCACGAGACTATGAACAGGTCGCTCGCCAGCGACTCAGCACCTTGCTGGCAGCGGGCAATGTGCCGTTTCTTGACCTGCTGCCTCGGTGGAACGCGCTGCGAAACCCCGAAGCCCTCTATCGCGACGGCATCCACCCCAGCCCCGCCGGAAACACGCAAATCAGTCAGGCGATCGCCGAATTTATCCTCCACCATGCCAGCCGCCACCTCTCTCCACACCTTTCTCGGCATTGA
- a CDS encoding aldo/keto reductase: MLLPDSSRLQFTPDLTICRLLNGMWQVSGAHGRIDPKGAIASMVDYLDAGYTTWDLADHYGPAEDFIGAFRQQLAATRGEAALSQVQAFTKWVPRPGPMPRAVVERSIDVSRQRMATPCLDLLQFHWWDYGDPAYLDALKHMTDLQRDGKLRHLALTNFDTEHLQIILDSGIPIVSNQVQYSLVDRRPEVYMAKLCQERGVHLLTYGTLCGGFLSDRYLGKPEPRRGELATVSQQKYKRMIDAWGSWDLFQDLLKTLAAIARRHGVSLSNVAVRAILDRPAVAGVIVGTRLSIAEHRADNARVFDFQLDANDWQQIEQVSGRSRNLLNQIGDCGDEYRG, from the coding sequence ATGCTGCTACCCGACTCTAGCCGCCTTCAGTTCACCCCAGATTTGACCATTTGCCGCCTGCTGAATGGAATGTGGCAGGTGTCGGGGGCGCACGGCCGAATCGATCCAAAGGGGGCGATCGCCAGCATGGTGGACTATCTCGATGCGGGCTACACCACCTGGGATCTGGCCGATCACTACGGCCCAGCAGAGGATTTCATCGGCGCGTTTCGGCAGCAGCTGGCGGCCACGCGGGGCGAGGCGGCGCTGTCTCAGGTTCAAGCCTTTACCAAATGGGTGCCCCGGCCGGGCCCGATGCCCCGTGCTGTCGTAGAGCGCAGCATCGACGTGTCGCGCCAGCGCATGGCCACGCCCTGCCTAGATTTGCTCCAGTTTCACTGGTGGGACTATGGCGACCCGGCCTATCTGGACGCGCTAAAACACATGACCGACTTGCAGCGCGACGGCAAACTCCGCCATCTGGCGCTTACCAACTTTGACACCGAGCATCTGCAAATCATCCTCGATAGCGGCATCCCGATCGTGTCGAACCAGGTGCAGTATTCCCTGGTCGATCGCCGCCCGGAGGTCTACATGGCGAAGCTGTGTCAGGAGCGGGGCGTACATCTGCTGACCTACGGTACGCTCTGCGGCGGCTTTCTGTCGGATCGCTACCTGGGCAAACCAGAGCCGCGTCGGGGCGAGCTGGCCACCGTGTCTCAGCAAAAATACAAACGCATGATCGATGCCTGGGGCAGCTGGGACTTGTTTCAGGACTTGCTGAAGACCCTGGCGGCGATCGCCCGCAGGCACGGGGTGAGTCTGTCCAACGTGGCAGTGCGGGCAATTCTCGATCGCCCTGCCGTAGCGGGGGTCATCGTGGGCACGCGCCTCAGCATTGCCGAACACCGCGCCGACAATGCCCGCGTGTTTGACTTCCAGTTGGATGCCAACGACTGGCAGCAAATTGAGCAGGTTTCGGGGCGATCGCGCAACTTGCTCAACCAAATTGGCGACTGCGGCGACGAGTATCGGGGCTAG
- a CDS encoding MoaD/ThiS family protein: protein MSDPTVTVTIKLFAAYQEAYGMPELVLALPQGATVAEVCDRLLQEHPELEQWRSLTRFGVNYQFVEPDWVLQDGDEVVLIPPVSGG, encoded by the coding sequence GTGTCTGACCCAACGGTGACCGTGACCATCAAGCTATTTGCCGCCTATCAGGAAGCCTACGGTATGCCAGAGCTAGTGCTGGCGCTGCCGCAGGGGGCAACCGTCGCTGAGGTGTGCGATCGCCTGTTGCAGGAGCATCCCGAACTGGAGCAGTGGCGATCGCTCACTCGCTTTGGCGTGAACTATCAGTTTGTAGAGCCGGACTGGGTGCTGCAAGACGGCGACGAGGTCGTGCTAATTCCCCCCGTCAGCGGCGGCTGA